In one window of Micromonospora cathayae DNA:
- a CDS encoding MerR family transcriptional regulator, whose translation MADEALSAGAVARRLGVAVTTLRTWHQRYGLGPSEHVPGHHRRYTPADLARLEIMRQLTAEGVTPAEAARWARQSPAGVLSPAAGAVSAPPRGATGGRGGGGTQGSTGARDGNAARGSNGARDGGGTTIPVGRAGPAARGLARAAIRLDSVAICRTIDDAIAADGVIATWDGLLRPVLVGIGERHAATSALIEVEHLFSRCVSEAFAAASRTSPPTGEARILLSCADEEQHTLPLEALAAALAEAGVSYRMLGARVPVAALVEAVVRTAPAAVVLWSQIRSTADPAQLAALLAVPRRPLLVLAAGPGWRDDTLPAGVIRPVDLAEAVSLARAVHEVQGGSSP comes from the coding sequence GTGGCCGATGAAGCGCTGAGCGCGGGGGCCGTGGCGCGTCGACTCGGCGTCGCGGTCACCACGTTGCGCACCTGGCACCAGCGCTACGGGCTGGGACCCAGCGAACACGTGCCCGGGCACCACCGGCGTTACACCCCGGCGGACCTCGCCCGGCTGGAGATCATGCGGCAACTCACCGCCGAAGGGGTCACCCCGGCCGAGGCGGCCCGCTGGGCCAGACAGTCCCCGGCCGGGGTGCTGTCCCCGGCCGCCGGGGCGGTGTCCGCGCCGCCCCGGGGTGCCACCGGGGGCCGGGGAGGTGGCGGGACGCAGGGCTCCACCGGAGCCCGGGACGGCAACGCGGCCCGCGGCTCGAACGGGGCCCGGGACGGCGGCGGGACCACCATTCCGGTCGGCCGGGCCGGGCCGGCCGCGCGCGGGCTGGCCCGCGCCGCGATCCGCCTCGACTCGGTCGCCATCTGCCGGACCATCGACGACGCCATCGCCGCCGACGGCGTCATCGCCACCTGGGACGGGTTGCTGCGCCCGGTGCTCGTCGGCATCGGTGAACGGCACGCCGCGACGTCCGCCCTGATCGAGGTGGAACACCTGTTCTCCCGGTGCGTCTCCGAGGCGTTCGCGGCGGCCTCCCGGACCAGCCCGCCCACCGGCGAGGCCCGGATCCTGCTCTCCTGCGCCGACGAGGAACAGCACACCCTGCCCCTGGAGGCGCTCGCCGCCGCCCTGGCCGAGGCGGGCGTCAGCTACCGGATGCTCGGTGCCCGCGTCCCGGTGGCGGCCCTCGTCGAGGCGGTCGTCCGGACCGCGCCGGCCGCCGTGGTGCTCTGGTCCCAGATCCGGTCGACCGCCGACCCGGCCCAGCTCGCCGCGCTGCTCGCGGTGCCCCGCCGACCGCTGCTGGTGCTGGCCGCCGGCCCCGGTTGGCGGGACGACACGCTGCCCGCCGGGGTTATCCGGCCGGTCGACCTGGCCGAGGCCGTCTCGCTGGCCCGCGCCGTCCACGAGGTGCAGGGAGGATCGTCCCCCTGA
- the idi gene encoding isopentenyl-diphosphate Delta-isomerase, which translates to MTSREAHLVELVDDAGTPLGAVSVAQAHQPPGQLHRAFSVLLVAPDGRVLLQRRATVKTRFPLRWANSCCGHPAPGESLAEAANKRLAEELGTGPFPLTEVGVYVYYAEDPATGRVEFEYDHVLRAEVPADVPLRPDPTEVAELRWVDPVHLENDLDADPRAYAPWLGGVVNRLLRPGGPIPGRNGVPSGTPADDASERSGGR; encoded by the coding sequence GTGACCTCCCGTGAGGCCCACCTGGTCGAGCTGGTCGACGACGCCGGTACCCCGCTCGGCGCGGTCAGCGTCGCCCAGGCACACCAGCCACCCGGGCAGCTGCACCGCGCCTTCTCGGTGCTGCTGGTCGCCCCGGACGGCCGGGTGCTGCTGCAACGGCGGGCCACCGTCAAGACCCGCTTCCCGCTGCGCTGGGCGAACTCCTGCTGCGGCCATCCGGCGCCCGGCGAGTCGCTCGCCGAGGCGGCCAACAAACGGCTGGCCGAGGAACTCGGCACCGGCCCGTTCCCCCTCACCGAGGTCGGTGTCTACGTCTACTACGCCGAGGACCCGGCCACCGGTCGGGTCGAGTTCGAGTACGACCACGTACTGCGCGCCGAGGTGCCGGCCGACGTCCCGCTCCGGCCGGACCCGACCGAGGTCGCCGAGCTGCGTTGGGTGGACCCGGTCCACCTGGAGAACGACCTCGACGCCGACCCCCGCGCGTACGCGCCGTGGCTCGGTGGAGTGGTGAACCGCCTGCTGCGTCCCGGTGGGCCCATCCCCGGCCGGAACGGGGTCCCCTCCGGTACTCCGGCGGACGACGCGTCGGAGCGGTCGGGTGGCCGATGA
- the crtI gene encoding phytoene desaturase family protein — MRTVNGRTDHVVVVGAGLGGLACALHLAGSGRQVTVLEREAVPGGRAGRLGVQGYEFDTGPTVLTMPDLIAEALGAVGEELRDWMELTPLDPAYRAYYPDGSTLDVITDTTRMAAEISKVCGPQEADGYLRFVDYARELWRLERADFIERNLDAPTDLITGNLLKLLAGGAFRRLQTKINQFFKDPRTQRIFSFQAMYAGLAPHDALAIYAVIAYLDSVAGVYFPRGGIHAVSRGMAGAAEKHGVQIRYGTTVTRVETANGRATGVLTADGERIAADVVVLNPDLPVAYRDLLPPARQRRLTYSPSCVVLHVGSKQGYSKIAHHNIHFGRAWKGTFDEVIRRGELMSDPSLLVTNPSRTDPSVAPAGRHTYYVLAPVPNLDRAPFDWRGGLARRYADELMDTLEERGYRGFADGVEVCEIVTPAEWADQGMAAGTPFASAHSLFQTGPFRPSNLHRTLSNVVFVGSGTQPGVGVPMVLISGKLAAGRITGGVSRDLP, encoded by the coding sequence ATGCGGACCGTGAACGGACGTACCGATCACGTCGTGGTCGTCGGCGCTGGTCTCGGCGGCCTGGCCTGCGCGTTGCACCTGGCCGGCAGCGGCCGGCAGGTGACCGTGCTGGAACGCGAGGCGGTGCCCGGTGGCCGGGCCGGCCGGCTGGGCGTGCAGGGGTACGAGTTCGACACCGGCCCGACCGTGCTCACCATGCCCGACCTGATCGCCGAGGCGCTCGGGGCGGTCGGCGAGGAGCTGCGGGACTGGATGGAGCTGACCCCGCTCGACCCGGCGTACCGGGCGTACTACCCGGACGGCTCGACGCTGGACGTCATCACCGACACCACCCGGATGGCCGCCGAGATCTCCAAGGTGTGCGGTCCGCAGGAGGCCGACGGGTACCTCCGCTTCGTCGACTACGCCCGGGAGCTGTGGCGGCTGGAACGGGCCGACTTCATCGAGCGGAACCTGGACGCGCCGACCGACCTGATCACCGGCAACCTGCTGAAGCTGCTGGCCGGTGGGGCGTTCCGTCGCCTCCAGACCAAGATCAACCAGTTCTTCAAGGACCCGCGTACCCAGCGGATCTTCTCCTTCCAGGCCATGTACGCCGGCCTCGCGCCACACGACGCGCTGGCCATCTACGCGGTCATCGCGTACCTGGACTCGGTGGCCGGGGTCTACTTCCCGCGCGGCGGCATCCACGCCGTCTCGCGCGGCATGGCCGGCGCCGCCGAGAAGCACGGCGTCCAGATCCGGTACGGCACCACCGTCACCCGGGTGGAGACCGCCAACGGCCGGGCCACCGGGGTGCTCACCGCCGACGGCGAGCGGATCGCGGCCGACGTGGTGGTCCTCAACCCGGACCTGCCGGTCGCCTACCGTGACCTGCTCCCGCCGGCCCGTCAGCGCCGGCTGACCTACTCCCCGTCCTGCGTGGTGCTGCACGTCGGCTCCAAGCAGGGGTACTCGAAGATCGCCCACCACAACATCCACTTCGGGCGGGCCTGGAAGGGCACCTTCGACGAGGTGATCCGGCGCGGTGAGCTGATGAGCGACCCGTCGCTGCTGGTCACCAACCCGAGCCGGACCGACCCGTCGGTCGCGCCCGCCGGCCGGCACACCTACTACGTGCTCGCCCCGGTGCCGAACCTCGACCGCGCCCCCTTCGACTGGCGCGGCGGCCTGGCCCGACGGTACGCGGACGAGCTGATGGACACCCTGGAGGAACGCGGCTACCGGGGCTTCGCCGACGGGGTCGAGGTCTGCGAGATCGTCACCCCGGCCGAATGGGCCGACCAGGGGATGGCCGCCGGCACCCCGTTCGCCTCGGCACACAGCCTGTTCCAGACCGGGCCGTTCCGCCCCTCGAACCTGCACCGCACACTGTCCAACGTGGTTTTCGTAGGATCAGGCACCCAGCCCGGGGTCGGCGTACCCATGGTTCTCATCTCCGGCAAGCTCGCCGCCGGCCGGATCACCGGAGGTGTCAGCCGTGACCTCCCGTGA
- a CDS encoding polyprenyl synthetase family protein yields MANDAVAGNVLRTATIRPAGGDDPVTAVLAAYTKDLVTAVEQTLDAFLAIEIDSLTEIDAAMGGFAATARDHVLAGGKRIRPTFAYWGWRGVAGAEADLAPVLPALSALELLHTFALVHDDVMDSSATRRGRPTAHRAVADQHRAAGRRGDPDRFGEAVAVLIGDLCLVWADRLISRAGLSPAGLLETRRCYDQMRVETVAGQYLDVLGESEAATWSLDRALRVARYKTASYTVQRPLLFGACLAGASADEPLVAAYTRYGLAVGEAFQLCDDLLGVYGDPVVTGKPAGDDLRSGKPTALLMVARQLATPAQRALLDRAGTAMDEDDVAELTEVVAATGAVGQVEQMISDRVAEALAALGSAPIDETARSALTGLATAATHRWA; encoded by the coding sequence ATGGCCAACGACGCAGTTGCAGGCAATGTGCTCCGCACGGCGACGATCCGGCCGGCGGGAGGCGACGACCCGGTCACCGCTGTTCTCGCTGCCTACACCAAGGACCTGGTCACCGCCGTCGAACAGACGCTCGACGCGTTCCTGGCCATCGAGATCGACTCACTGACCGAAATCGACGCGGCGATGGGTGGATTCGCCGCGACCGCCCGCGACCACGTACTCGCCGGTGGCAAACGGATCCGCCCGACCTTCGCGTACTGGGGCTGGCGCGGCGTCGCCGGCGCGGAGGCCGACCTGGCCCCGGTGCTGCCCGCCCTCTCGGCGCTGGAGCTGCTGCACACCTTCGCCCTGGTACACGACGACGTGATGGACTCCTCCGCCACCCGGCGCGGCCGGCCCACCGCGCACCGGGCGGTGGCCGACCAGCACCGCGCCGCCGGTCGGCGCGGCGACCCGGACCGGTTCGGCGAGGCGGTCGCCGTCCTGATCGGTGACCTCTGCCTGGTCTGGGCCGACCGGCTGATCTCCCGCGCCGGGCTGTCCCCGGCCGGGCTGCTGGAGACCCGGCGCTGCTACGACCAGATGCGGGTGGAGACCGTCGCCGGGCAGTACCTCGACGTGCTCGGCGAGAGCGAGGCGGCCACCTGGTCGCTGGACCGGGCGCTCCGGGTGGCCCGCTACAAGACCGCCAGCTACACCGTGCAGCGTCCGCTGCTGTTCGGGGCCTGCCTGGCCGGGGCCAGCGCGGACGAACCCCTGGTCGCCGCGTACACCCGCTACGGGCTGGCCGTCGGCGAGGCGTTCCAGCTCTGCGACGACCTGCTCGGCGTCTACGGCGACCCGGTCGTCACCGGCAAACCCGCCGGTGACGACCTGCGCAGCGGCAAGCCGACCGCCCTGCTGATGGTGGCCCGGCAGCTCGCCACCCCCGCCCAGCGCGCCCTGCTGGACCGGGCCGGGACCGCCATGGACGAGGATGACGTCGCCGAACTCACCGAGGTGGTCGCGGCGACCGGCGCGGTCGGGCAGGTCGAGCAGATGATCTCCGATCGGGTCGCCGAGGCGCTGGCCGCGCTCGGGTCCGCCCCGATCGACGAGACGGCCCGGTCGGCGCTGACCGGCCTGGCCACCGCCGCCACCCACCGTTGGGCATGA
- a CDS encoding phytoene/squalene synthase family protein, with the protein MDTDLAAAYDRCRELHKRHGRTYYLATRLLPAWKRRHVHALYGFTRYADEIVDRTEDLPPAERAARLDEWSARFLAGLHGEPVDDPLLPAVLHTIAVFDLDRADFASFLRSMAMDLTVTSYRSYDDLLDYMEGSAAVIGTMMLPILGSSAPAAAREPARQLGFAFQLTNFIRDVAEDLDRGRTYLPDEDLAKFDVTRHDLMEARARGRTTPKIRELIEYEITRAQAHYEAAAPGIVLLNPASQACMRTAYALYGGILDEVAAQDCDVFVRRALVPQRRRMAVAATALLTPAGTPVTIPGPTVVPAR; encoded by the coding sequence GTGGACACGGATCTTGCCGCTGCCTACGACCGGTGTCGTGAGCTGCACAAGCGACACGGCCGCACCTACTATCTCGCCACCCGGCTGCTGCCCGCTTGGAAACGGCGGCATGTGCACGCCTTGTATGGATTCACCCGGTACGCCGACGAGATCGTCGACCGCACCGAGGACCTGCCCCCCGCCGAGCGCGCCGCCCGGCTGGACGAATGGTCCGCCCGGTTCCTCGCCGGCCTGCACGGCGAACCGGTCGACGACCCGCTGCTCCCCGCCGTGCTGCACACCATCGCCGTGTTCGACCTGGACCGGGCCGACTTCGCGTCGTTCCTGCGCAGCATGGCGATGGACCTGACCGTCACGTCCTACCGCAGCTACGACGACCTGCTCGACTACATGGAAGGCTCGGCCGCCGTCATCGGCACCATGATGCTGCCCATCCTCGGCAGCAGCGCCCCGGCCGCCGCCCGCGAACCGGCCCGGCAGCTCGGCTTCGCCTTCCAGCTCACCAACTTCATCCGGGACGTCGCCGAGGACCTCGACCGGGGCCGCACCTACCTGCCCGACGAGGACCTGGCGAAGTTCGACGTCACCCGACACGATCTGATGGAGGCGAGGGCGCGCGGGCGCACCACCCCCAAGATCCGCGAGCTGATCGAGTACGAGATCACCCGCGCCCAGGCCCACTACGAGGCCGCCGCACCCGGCATCGTGCTGCTCAACCCCGCCTCGCAGGCGTGCATGCGGACCGCGTACGCCCTCTACGGCGGCATCCTCGACGAGGTCGCCGCCCAGGACTGCGACGTGTTCGTCCGCCGGGCCCTGGTCCCGCAGCGGCGTCGGATGGCGGTGGCCGCGACGGCGCTGCTCACCCCGGCCGGTACCCCGGTCACCATCCCCGGGCCGACGGTCGTGCCGGCCCGGTGA
- a CDS encoding cryptochrome/photolyase family protein has protein sequence MSGRTAIVLFTRDLRVHDHPALAAACAAFDRVVPLYVLDPALAGRSPNRTRFLHQSLADLRAALRDRGGDLVLRHGDPVAETIRLAGEVGAEGVGLSADVSRYARRRERRLRAECERHRLHLRLFPGLTIVEPGAVRPTGGGDHYRVFGPYHRAWLGVARRAELAAPARITLPDRVPVGRLPALPPGESPHAAPGGESVARRRLDEWLPTLDRYDDLHDDLAGDGTSRLSPYLRFGCLSPLAVANRAGDPGGPFVRQLCWRDFFYQATAAFPDINHRAYRRGATEAWRDDPDALAAWTEGRTGVPIVDAGMRQLRAEGWMHNRARLITASYLTKQLGLDWRAGLAVFDRWLLDGDVANNAGNWQWVAGTGSDTKPYRRFNPYRQAERYDPDGEYVRRWTG, from the coding sequence GTGAGCGGGCGTACCGCGATCGTGCTGTTCACCCGCGACCTGCGGGTGCACGACCACCCGGCGCTCGCCGCCGCCTGCGCCGCGTTCGACCGGGTGGTCCCGCTGTACGTGCTCGACCCGGCCCTCGCCGGCCGGTCCCCCAACCGCACCCGCTTCCTGCACCAGAGCCTCGCCGACCTGCGTGCCGCGCTCCGGGACCGTGGCGGTGACCTGGTGCTCCGGCACGGCGACCCGGTCGCCGAGACGATCCGGCTGGCCGGCGAGGTGGGCGCCGAGGGCGTCGGCCTCTCCGCCGACGTCAGCCGGTACGCCCGCCGCCGCGAGCGCCGGCTGCGCGCCGAGTGCGAACGGCACCGGCTGCACCTGCGGCTCTTCCCCGGCCTCACCATCGTCGAGCCGGGCGCGGTCCGGCCGACCGGCGGCGGCGACCACTACCGGGTGTTCGGCCCCTACCACCGGGCCTGGCTCGGCGTCGCCCGCCGCGCGGAACTCGCCGCGCCGGCCCGGATCACGCTCCCCGACCGGGTACCCGTCGGCCGGCTGCCCGCCCTGCCGCCCGGCGAGTCGCCGCACGCCGCCCCCGGCGGGGAGAGCGTGGCCCGCCGCCGGCTCGACGAATGGCTGCCCACCCTCGACCGGTACGACGACCTGCACGACGACCTGGCCGGCGACGGCACCAGCCGGCTCAGCCCGTACCTGCGGTTCGGCTGCCTGTCCCCGCTGGCGGTGGCGAACCGGGCCGGTGACCCGGGCGGACCCTTCGTCCGGCAGCTCTGCTGGCGGGACTTCTTCTACCAGGCCACCGCCGCCTTCCCCGACATCAACCACCGGGCCTACCGGCGCGGGGCCACCGAGGCGTGGCGGGACGACCCGGACGCGCTGGCCGCCTGGACCGAGGGCCGGACCGGGGTGCCCATCGTGGACGCCGGGATGCGGCAACTGCGCGCCGAGGGCTGGATGCACAACCGGGCCCGGCTGATCACCGCGTCGTACCTGACCAAGCAGCTCGGCCTGGACTGGCGGGCCGGCCTGGCCGTCTTCGACCGCTGGCTGCTCGACGGGGACGTCGCCAACAACGCCGGCAACTGGCAGTGGGTGGCCGGCACCGGCAGCGACACCAAGCCGTACCGCCGCTTCAACCCGTACCGGCAGGCCGAACGCTACGACCCGGACGGCGAGTACGTCCGCCGCTGGACCGGCTGA
- a CDS encoding winged helix-turn-helix domain-containing protein: MAEDIATRIKSGEYAPGDRLPTYRELSDLYQVSVTTVQRAVIILQDRGLVVGLQGRGLWVAEQR, from the coding sequence GTGGCCGAGGACATCGCTACGCGGATCAAGAGTGGCGAGTACGCGCCCGGCGACCGCCTACCGACGTACCGCGAGCTGTCCGACCTGTACCAGGTCAGCGTGACAACCGTGCAGCGAGCAGTGATCATCTTGCAGGACCGTGGCCTGGTGGTCGGCCTGCAAGGCCGAGGCTTGTGGGTAGCAGAGCAGCGTTGA